From a region of the Nitrospira sp. genome:
- a CDS encoding amidohydrolase family protein, whose translation MGHSPRPFLGSLSVKKGATFPTAVPTQIVSNEEFFPICQTAEQARVERITSELVERAAAQRGLTRRGFLRTTGGMAAALLAMNDAFGRFFNIGEIELFETAAFAEQQGAPYFIFDVQTHYVSSGYDPADAESNRKGGVSKQALLSLRKHIREAGLNPKLAGDRGTLDDLSWKNFVKEVFFDSETTVGLISTPPGPYPQEAVVPPKEMVHIRDEINRLAGSQRMLAHGLATPQLGAADLEFMAMQAETLKVDAWKCYTGSCPKGFDRGWRMDDEHIAYPMLEQARKLNVKRICVHKGLPLGPVPDYNHPRDLIKAAKHFPDLAFLVYHSGFRGVASIEQIFAKTGEIPWTTEFCRMKEVEPSISNIYMELGSTFAQLVTTYPLICAHLLGQIIRSFGVDHVLWGTDSIWYGTPQWQIEAFRRFQIPEELIEKHQYQPLTRRTKEQVFGLNSARLFGVDVEVKRRQVPNDALGRLRMSYLEEGPEPSQRVYGWVR comes from the coding sequence ATGGGACATTCCCCGCGACCATTCCTTGGAAGTCTCTCTGTGAAAAAGGGCGCGACGTTTCCAACTGCTGTTCCAACGCAGATCGTATCCAACGAAGAGTTTTTCCCGATTTGTCAAACGGCTGAACAGGCGCGCGTCGAACGAATAACAAGCGAGTTGGTGGAAAGGGCTGCAGCTCAGCGTGGATTGACACGCCGAGGCTTCTTGAGGACCACTGGTGGGATGGCTGCTGCGCTACTGGCTATGAACGATGCATTCGGCCGCTTTTTCAATATTGGAGAAATCGAGTTATTTGAAACGGCGGCGTTTGCCGAGCAGCAGGGGGCTCCGTATTTTATCTTTGATGTGCAAACCCACTACGTCAGTTCCGGTTACGATCCCGCCGATGCCGAATCCAATCGCAAGGGTGGCGTTTCCAAACAGGCATTACTGTCGTTGAGGAAGCACATTCGTGAGGCAGGGCTCAACCCGAAACTTGCGGGGGATCGAGGCACCCTTGATGATTTGTCATGGAAGAATTTTGTGAAAGAAGTGTTTTTCGACAGCGAGACGACCGTCGGGTTGATCAGCACGCCGCCCGGGCCCTATCCGCAAGAAGCCGTCGTCCCACCAAAAGAAATGGTCCATATTCGCGATGAGATCAATCGGTTGGCCGGTTCGCAACGGATGTTGGCCCATGGTCTGGCGACGCCCCAGCTGGGTGCGGCAGATCTAGAATTCATGGCGATGCAGGCTGAAACCCTCAAGGTGGATGCGTGGAAATGCTACACCGGTTCCTGCCCGAAGGGGTTCGACCGAGGCTGGCGGATGGATGATGAGCACATCGCCTATCCAATGCTGGAACAGGCGCGAAAGCTCAACGTGAAGCGGATATGTGTCCACAAGGGGCTGCCTCTCGGTCCCGTGCCGGACTACAATCATCCAAGAGATTTGATCAAGGCGGCGAAGCACTTTCCAGATCTTGCCTTTCTGGTGTATCACTCCGGGTTCCGAGGCGTGGCCTCGATTGAGCAGATATTTGCGAAGACCGGCGAAATTCCATGGACCACCGAGTTCTGCCGGATGAAGGAAGTGGAACCGAGCATCTCGAATATCTATATGGAGCTGGGTTCGACCTTTGCGCAATTGGTGACGACCTATCCGTTGATCTGTGCGCATCTGCTGGGGCAAATTATCCGCTCGTTCGGGGTCGATCACGTACTGTGGGGAACAGACTCCATCTGGTATGGAACGCCGCAATGGCAGATCGAGGCGTTTCGGCGATTTCAGATCCCCGAGGAATTGATCGAGAAACATCAGTATCAGCCTCTGACGAGACGGACGAAGGAACAGGTTTTTGGGTTAAACTCGGCTAGGCTGTTTGGGGTCGATGTCGAGGTAAAACGGCGCCAGGTGCCGAATGACGCCCTAGGTCGGCTCAGAATGAGCTATCTGGAAGAAGGACCGGAGCCGAGTCAGAGGGTATATGGATGGGTGAGGTGA
- a CDS encoding TIGR00266 family protein: MKSEILYPGAFPMVRVELAEGEHIKAESGAMVACSPTIDIESKMEGGFLGALSRKFLTGEKFFFQTLRASRGAGEVLLAPTVPGEIVVLDLDGVNEYMVQKDGFLAGADGVTIDSQMQSMSRGLLGGEGFFILKMSGKGMLLLNSFGAVHKIELKPAQEYIVDNSHLVAWSTTTTYNIEKATSGWVASFTSGEGFVCRFRGPGLVFIQSRNPGGFGAWVRQFIPITE, translated from the coding sequence ATGAAGAGCGAGATCTTATATCCCGGTGCGTTTCCGATGGTGCGAGTTGAGTTGGCAGAGGGGGAACATATCAAGGCCGAGTCAGGTGCGATGGTGGCCTGCTCGCCGACCATCGACATTGAGAGCAAAATGGAGGGAGGATTTCTAGGAGCACTGTCACGAAAGTTTCTGACGGGAGAGAAGTTTTTCTTCCAGACATTACGCGCAAGTCGCGGTGCCGGCGAGGTGTTGCTCGCACCGACAGTGCCGGGCGAAATTGTCGTTCTCGATCTCGATGGTGTCAACGAGTATATGGTGCAAAAGGATGGATTCCTGGCGGGCGCTGATGGGGTGACGATCGATAGTCAGATGCAGAGCATGAGCCGTGGACTGTTGGGCGGGGAGGGCTTCTTCATCCTCAAAATGAGCGGAAAGGGGATGCTCCTACTTAACAGCTTCGGAGCCGTTCACAAGATCGAGTTGAAACCGGCTCAGGAATATATCGTGGACAACAGCCATCTGGTGGCTTGGTCCACCACTACCACGTACAACATCGAAAAGGCCACGTCCGGATGGGTGGCCAGCTTCACGTCGGGCGAGGGTTTTGTCTGCCGATTCCGTGGACCGGGTCTTGTGTTCATTCAGAGCCGCAATCCAGGCGGGTTTGGAGCATGGGTTAGACAGTTCATTCCGATCACCGAATAG
- a CDS encoding M48 family metallopeptidase: MTEFHPNALCFGDEFPASGTPCLVHVEGHGLTMTFLSDRHAGERRSESVPFAELTVSAGGLDHDQLVATWRGPTGQRTLYLKNSDVIRAFRQAAPDHLTIPLERAAGQVRQVRHRRRIVWMIVGGTLLGLVLGLWFGSDLLVELAVDRIPVEWERKLGESAYHDFLARQEVMNEGPAVAAVTEMTHRLTDQIPENPYTFSITVVKSDVVNAFALPGGYIVVFTGLMKKAESPEELAGVLAHELNHVLQRHGLERIVKQLGFVAVLSIVLGNPPGLGGVMKQLGVELMTLKFGRAQETEADLTGLQLLYRAKIDPSGMITFFQRLAEKDEGRVEWLSTHPMSSARADRLKAELTDMRKQTPEPFTFEWTKVRTSLSAQTGGSP, from the coding sequence ATGACCGAATTCCACCCCAATGCGCTCTGTTTTGGTGATGAATTTCCAGCCAGCGGTACGCCGTGCCTTGTCCATGTCGAAGGACATGGTCTCACGATGACTTTTCTCTCGGATCGTCATGCGGGCGAGCGCCGTTCGGAATCAGTGCCATTTGCAGAACTGACCGTTTCAGCAGGTGGATTGGATCATGACCAGCTCGTCGCGACATGGAGGGGGCCAACAGGGCAGCGGACACTGTATCTCAAGAACTCCGACGTAATTCGCGCCTTCCGACAAGCGGCGCCCGATCACTTGACCATACCGCTTGAACGAGCGGCGGGACAGGTTCGTCAGGTGCGACACCGGCGCCGGATCGTGTGGATGATTGTCGGAGGGACGCTTCTGGGCTTGGTGCTGGGACTCTGGTTTGGGAGCGACTTGCTGGTAGAACTTGCTGTCGATCGTATCCCGGTCGAGTGGGAACGAAAGTTAGGCGAGTCCGCGTATCATGACTTTCTTGCTCGGCAGGAAGTCATGAACGAAGGTCCTGCCGTGGCGGCTGTCACCGAGATGACCCATCGCCTGACCGACCAGATTCCGGAGAACCCCTACACATTCTCGATCACCGTCGTGAAGAGCGACGTGGTAAATGCCTTTGCCCTCCCCGGTGGGTATATCGTCGTGTTCACGGGATTGATGAAAAAAGCGGAAAGCCCGGAGGAACTGGCGGGCGTATTAGCCCATGAGCTGAACCATGTGCTGCAGCGGCATGGACTGGAACGTATCGTCAAGCAGCTGGGCTTTGTGGCCGTCCTGTCGATTGTGTTGGGGAATCCGCCGGGATTGGGTGGGGTGATGAAGCAGCTCGGTGTTGAATTGATGACATTGAAGTTTGGACGGGCACAGGAGACGGAGGCCGACCTGACAGGCCTTCAGCTCCTGTATCGGGCTAAAATCGATCCCTCCGGCATGATCACCTTCTTCCAACGATTGGCGGAGAAAGATGAGGGACGGGTCGAATGGCTTTCCACCCATCCGATGAGCAGCGCGAGGGCAGATCGTTTGAAAGCTGAGCTCACAGACATGCGGAAGCAAACCCCTGAGCCGTTTACATTCGAGTGGACCAAAGTTCGAACCTCGCTTAGTGCTCAAACAGGTGGTAGTCCGTGA
- a CDS encoding metallophosphoesterase family protein, giving the protein MNRSGPIYIGIIADTHGLFDPAILRHFKGVDHILHAGDIGKPSVIEQLEAIAPVTAVSGNVDGYEKSGFPTEGIIRLNGLRIAIRHVVFEAGKLTKEGSAFLGRTRPDICIFGHTHQPKSEWLGDTLLFNPGSAGPKRFRLPRGIGVIAVENGSIKPTLIALSDRVR; this is encoded by the coding sequence GTGAATCGTTCGGGGCCGATCTATATCGGGATCATCGCCGATACCCACGGCCTGTTCGATCCGGCAATCTTGAGACATTTCAAGGGCGTTGATCACATCCTCCATGCCGGCGACATCGGCAAGCCATCCGTCATCGAACAGCTTGAGGCCATTGCTCCTGTGACGGCTGTCTCAGGCAATGTCGATGGATACGAAAAGAGCGGTTTCCCGACAGAGGGCATCATCCGACTGAATGGTCTCCGTATCGCTATCCGGCATGTTGTATTTGAAGCTGGAAAGCTGACCAAAGAGGGAAGCGCTTTTCTCGGCCGGACTCGGCCAGACATTTGTATTTTCGGCCATACGCATCAGCCGAAAAGTGAATGGTTGGGCGATACGCTGTTATTCAATCCGGGGTCGGCGGGACCGAAGCGCTTTAGGCTGCCGCGCGGCATTGGTGTCATCGCGGTCGAAAATGGTTCTATTAAACCTACGCTGATCGCACTTAGTGATCGTGTGAGATAG
- a CDS encoding TRL-like family protein, whose amino-acid sequence MKYVSRLSLAVIALAGLGLSGCQIVASPMAGAIFGETKYGFVATDASAASKEGKACGTSILGLVAQGDASIQAAKAAGGVSTVASVDHYAKNILGVYGEWCTIVRGN is encoded by the coding sequence ATGAAGTACGTATCCAGACTTTCCCTAGCGGTTATTGCCCTAGCGGGCCTCGGTTTGAGCGGCTGTCAGATCGTCGCCTCTCCGATGGCAGGCGCCATCTTTGGCGAGACGAAGTACGGCTTTGTCGCCACCGACGCGTCTGCTGCCTCCAAAGAGGGCAAGGCCTGTGGCACCTCGATCCTAGGCTTGGTCGCACAAGGTGATGCAAGCATCCAGGCTGCCAAGGCAGCCGGCGGAGTCAGCACCGTCGCATCAGTTGACCACTATGCCAAGAACATTCTGGGCGTCTACGGCGAATGGTGCACGATCGTGCGTGGTAACTAA
- a CDS encoding DUF3015 domain-containing protein, translating into MSKKALILAVAVLFGAQAGPALAANPDTGPGCGLGKLAWEDYKGQKEILPQVLMVTTNGTGMNTFAISSGTSGCTNDGKILGEHRTTVFASLNFDALTAEMAQGQGEHLASLATLMGVPAERHAAFFAMTQERYTSLVQAGEVSPVAFVKSLNEAIVGHPVLAQASVR; encoded by the coding sequence ATGTCGAAAAAAGCGCTCATTTTGGCTGTCGCCGTGCTGTTCGGCGCCCAGGCTGGTCCGGCTCTGGCGGCAAACCCAGATACCGGTCCTGGCTGTGGTCTGGGAAAGCTGGCTTGGGAGGATTACAAGGGCCAGAAGGAAATTCTCCCCCAAGTCTTGATGGTCACTACCAATGGGACCGGGATGAACACGTTTGCCATCAGCAGCGGAACCTCCGGCTGTACCAATGACGGCAAAATCTTGGGTGAGCATAGGACGACTGTATTTGCATCGTTGAACTTCGATGCGCTCACTGCGGAGATGGCTCAGGGGCAGGGTGAACACTTGGCCTCGCTTGCGACGTTGATGGGCGTACCAGCGGAGCGCCACGCCGCGTTCTTCGCCATGACCCAGGAGCGGTATACGTCCCTGGTTCAAGCTGGGGAAGTTTCTCCGGTGGCATTCGTGAAGTCTCTCAACGAAGCGATCGTGGGTCATCCTGTCCTCGCGCAAGCATCGGTACGCTGA
- a CDS encoding DUF4105 domain-containing protein, producing MLVLLAFLAPLFAPVPSDAQQSDHEPYLQQLIDRAEEAKLAGQREWHLLLHYRKGLFGGYESEQDDPGFFLSPNGKTDPAAELNATLAKFFSDELVGSTRQPAQCAFIARYHWLKERLNFDATRLPPLACERFHRWYEDFEVQSVSLIFPSAFLNNPASMFGHTLFRVDQKGQTEQTRILAYTINYAAQVPPDAGIAFPVKGIFGIYKGYFSTIPYYLKVMEYRDIENRDIWEYRLNLTENQLRRFLMHAWELGNAYFDYFFFKENCSYHLMALLDYADPDLRLTDEFVLWTVPADTIRLITSKPGLVSDIAYRPSRSTVIKRKRESLPAAERDLAHRITQDPSAVSSPAFTELEFPRQAFLLDLASDYMRYRIETTDPPKPEWKARNKAILAARSQLRIPSEEFTVRPFAQRPELGHKTSRVSVGGGWRNNDTFEEASVRAGYHDLLDPEIGYTPGAQIEMASITIRHYNRAAQTRVERATLLNLLSLSPIDSVFHAPSWKVNIGMNTIRYNECQLCSNGLFNAGIGGAKEFRLLKREILFAFAEAEADVSKAYDEMYRVGGGGTVGMLVDLTERWKVMATGTYLKFPLGDKSDDFRWFVGTRFTLARNWTVRLEYNHRDYDNDVLFSVQAFF from the coding sequence GTGCTGGTTCTTCTTGCATTTCTCGCCCCTTTATTTGCTCCCGTTCCTTCCGATGCGCAGCAATCAGATCATGAGCCGTATCTCCAGCAGCTCATCGACCGTGCCGAGGAGGCCAAGCTTGCGGGGCAGCGCGAATGGCATCTGTTGTTGCACTATAGAAAGGGTCTTTTCGGCGGATATGAGAGCGAACAGGACGATCCCGGTTTTTTCTTGTCTCCCAATGGGAAGACGGATCCGGCTGCCGAGCTCAATGCAACCCTTGCAAAGTTTTTTTCCGATGAACTGGTCGGTTCCACTCGACAGCCGGCTCAATGCGCGTTCATCGCACGGTACCACTGGCTCAAGGAACGACTGAATTTTGATGCTACTCGTCTGCCGCCCCTCGCCTGCGAACGGTTTCATCGGTGGTATGAGGATTTCGAGGTCCAATCTGTCTCGCTGATCTTCCCATCAGCCTTCCTGAATAACCCGGCCTCCATGTTCGGCCATACCCTGTTTCGCGTCGATCAAAAGGGGCAGACCGAACAGACCCGCATCCTTGCCTATACCATCAACTATGCAGCGCAGGTGCCTCCCGATGCCGGCATCGCGTTTCCAGTGAAGGGCATCTTCGGAATCTACAAGGGATACTTTTCGACGATTCCCTATTATCTAAAAGTGATGGAATATCGAGACATCGAGAACCGGGATATTTGGGAATATCGTTTGAATCTCACTGAAAATCAGTTACGGCGATTCTTGATGCATGCGTGGGAACTCGGGAATGCGTACTTTGATTATTTTTTCTTCAAGGAGAACTGTTCCTACCATCTTATGGCCCTCTTGGATTATGCCGACCCGGATTTACGCCTTACTGATGAATTCGTCCTTTGGACAGTCCCGGCCGACACCATACGACTCATCACATCGAAACCTGGTCTGGTATCCGATATCGCGTACCGACCGTCCCGTAGTACGGTCATCAAAAGAAAGCGAGAATCGTTGCCCGCAGCAGAACGAGATCTGGCTCATCGGATCACACAAGATCCAAGCGCGGTGAGCTCACCGGCATTCACCGAGTTGGAATTCCCCAGGCAAGCCTTTCTGCTCGACCTCGCTTCGGACTACATGCGGTATCGGATTGAGACGACTGATCCTCCGAAACCTGAATGGAAAGCCCGCAACAAGGCCATTCTGGCCGCTCGCAGTCAGCTTCGCATTCCATCCGAAGAATTCACCGTGCGACCCTTTGCCCAGCGACCAGAGCTGGGACATAAGACATCACGGGTTAGCGTAGGGGGCGGCTGGCGGAACAACGATACGTTTGAGGAAGCGTCGGTGCGGGCCGGGTACCACGATTTGCTTGACCCGGAAATCGGCTATACACCCGGTGCCCAGATCGAAATGGCATCCATTACAATCCGCCATTACAATCGCGCCGCACAGACCCGCGTGGAACGAGCCACGCTGCTGAATCTCCTCTCGCTGTCGCCGATCGACTCCGTCTTTCATGCCCCGTCATGGAAGGTCAACATCGGCATGAACACGATTCGCTATAATGAGTGTCAACTTTGCAGCAATGGTCTGTTCAACGCAGGTATTGGAGGCGCGAAGGAATTTCGGTTGCTGAAGCGGGAGATCCTGTTCGCCTTCGCGGAAGCCGAGGCGGACGTCAGTAAGGCCTATGATGAGATGTATCGAGTAGGCGGCGGTGGAACGGTCGGGATGTTGGTCGATCTCACCGAGCGGTGGAAAGTGATGGCGACGGGGACCTATTTAAAATTTCCATTGGGTGACAAATCCGATGACTTCCGGTGGTTTGTCGGGACACGTTTTACGTTGGCCCGGAATTGGACGGTCAGGTTGGAGTACAACCATCGCGACTACGACAACGATGTGCTGTTCAGTGTCCAGGCGTTTTTCTGA
- a CDS encoding alpha/beta hydrolase: MSFLDQFFVYHPDPWQDRDWASLSAVPLEDVWFQASDGVRLFGWYAEAASDRPIILWCHGNAGNIINRLENLKFLYQIGLSVFLFDYRGYGRSENVRPSEKGLYEDAYGAYDYLTRVRRIRSERIILFGRSLGASVAGELAVQRPASGLVLESSFPSIEAVAKFHYGGFPAHWFLGAEFRLIDRLPNLSLPKLIIHGDKDDIIPVELGRQVFDAAKPPKEWYVIQGAGHNDTYVMGGSVYFRRLGEFIRKALASY, translated from the coding sequence GTGAGTTTCCTCGACCAATTCTTTGTCTATCATCCGGACCCCTGGCAAGATCGAGATTGGGCAAGCCTGAGCGCTGTGCCGCTCGAAGATGTGTGGTTTCAGGCTTCCGATGGTGTCCGTTTGTTCGGCTGGTACGCGGAAGCGGCGTCTGATCGCCCGATCATTCTGTGGTGCCATGGCAATGCCGGCAACATCATCAATCGTCTCGAAAATCTGAAGTTCTTATACCAGATCGGGCTCTCCGTTTTCTTGTTCGACTATCGAGGGTATGGCAGAAGTGAGAATGTTCGCCCCAGTGAGAAGGGGCTCTACGAGGACGCCTATGGAGCGTATGATTACCTCACCAGGGTGAGAAGAATCCGCTCCGAACGAATCATCCTGTTCGGGCGATCACTCGGAGCGTCCGTGGCGGGCGAACTCGCGGTACAAAGACCAGCCTCAGGGCTCGTACTTGAATCGTCGTTTCCTTCCATCGAGGCAGTCGCCAAATTCCATTACGGTGGCTTTCCAGCCCATTGGTTCCTCGGAGCTGAGTTTCGGTTGATCGATCGTCTGCCGAATCTCTCGCTGCCGAAACTCATCATCCATGGAGATAAGGACGACATCATTCCCGTTGAACTGGGCCGCCAAGTCTTCGACGCGGCCAAACCGCCCAAGGAATGGTATGTGATCCAAGGCGCCGGCCATAATGACACCTATGTGATGGGCGGCAGCGTCTACTTCCGCCGACTCGGGGAGTTCATCAGAAAAGCGCTGGCATCGTACTGA
- a CDS encoding SDR family oxidoreductase, which yields MSQRVALITGGAKGIGRGIALDLASRQWNIAFCYRTSEAEAKATAQDIAQRGGQALALRCDVSDPVAATHMVTQVEKEWGRIDVLINGAGPYHRRNLFDETIEGWNEMFAGNLHPIFYLGQAVAPGMKSRKAGRIISFGMANADQMAAQPDVTAHYIAKAGVLILTRTLAKLLAPYGITVNAISPGFIDSGSAAPQELAAMTKRIPAGYIGAVDDTVAAVRYLLSDDARYVNGANIQISGGWGI from the coding sequence ATGAGTCAGCGCGTCGCACTGATCACCGGAGGAGCGAAAGGCATAGGACGAGGGATCGCCCTCGACCTGGCGTCGCGGCAGTGGAACATTGCCTTCTGCTACAGAACCAGCGAAGCCGAGGCCAAAGCAACGGCGCAGGATATCGCGCAGCGAGGAGGACAAGCACTGGCGCTTCGATGCGATGTTTCTGACCCGGTGGCAGCCACGCACATGGTCACGCAGGTTGAAAAAGAATGGGGACGAATCGATGTCTTGATCAACGGCGCCGGCCCTTATCATCGAAGGAACCTGTTCGACGAAACCATCGAGGGCTGGAACGAGATGTTTGCCGGCAATCTGCATCCTATTTTCTATCTCGGGCAGGCCGTGGCGCCCGGGATGAAGTCCCGCAAAGCGGGCCGCATCATCAGCTTCGGTATGGCCAATGCGGATCAGATGGCAGCGCAACCAGACGTGACCGCCCATTATATTGCCAAGGCCGGAGTGCTGATCCTGACGCGCACATTAGCCAAGCTCTTGGCTCCATACGGCATCACAGTGAATGCTATCTCGCCCGGTTTCATCGATTCAGGGAGCGCGGCACCGCAAGAACTCGCCGCCATGACCAAACGCATTCCCGCCGGGTACATTGGAGCGGTCGACGATACTGTTGCGGCTGTTCGTTACCTGTTGAGCGACGACGCCCGGTACGTGAACGGAGCGAATATTCAAATCAGCGGGGGCTGGGGAATATAA
- a CDS encoding TIGR04282 family arsenosugar biosynthesis glycosyltransferase, whose product MGNPKHSPQPSALNTALVIFAKAPIPGQVKTRLCPPLTPDEAATLHGSFVIDTLERTKVATSKLKLPLDRHLACAPSATHVFFKIMEERQAVKLLDQVGDNLGARMNQVFKTLFAQGYRQVILLGTDVPALPLDHFKQALTSLENHDLVLGPAFDGGYYLIGLKRMAPELFADIPWSTDQVLRLTQKNAAEIGLKASLIQPWRDVDTLADLEALIEACTVEAKKPKNERSFSVRTTGVLDLLAKRLRTRA is encoded by the coding sequence ATGGGAAACCCAAAACACAGCCCACAGCCCTCAGCCCTCAACACTGCGCTAGTGATTTTCGCCAAAGCACCGATCCCGGGTCAGGTGAAGACACGTCTCTGTCCGCCGCTGACCCCCGACGAAGCGGCCACGCTCCACGGTAGTTTTGTGATCGATACGTTGGAGAGAACAAAGGTTGCGACCTCGAAACTGAAACTGCCGCTCGATCGCCATCTTGCCTGTGCACCGTCAGCGACGCATGTCTTCTTCAAGATCATGGAAGAACGGCAGGCAGTGAAGCTGCTCGACCAAGTCGGCGACAACCTCGGCGCACGCATGAACCAGGTATTTAAAACACTGTTCGCACAAGGATACCGACAGGTCATACTCCTGGGGACGGATGTGCCGGCCCTTCCGCTCGATCATTTTAAACAGGCCCTCACCTCGCTGGAGAACCATGATCTTGTGCTCGGTCCGGCTTTTGATGGAGGCTATTATCTGATCGGCCTCAAGCGGATGGCACCGGAACTCTTCGCCGACATTCCTTGGTCAACTGATCAGGTCCTCAGACTCACACAGAAGAATGCAGCGGAGATCGGACTCAAGGCTTCCTTGATTCAACCCTGGCGAGACGTCGATACCCTGGCCGATCTCGAAGCCCTCATCGAAGCCTGTACCGTCGAGGCCAAGAAACCAAAAAACGAACGGTCTTTTTCAGTCCGTACCACGGGCGTGCTGGATTTACTCGCTAAACGATTGCGAACGAGAGCATAA
- a CDS encoding TIGR04283 family arsenosugar biosynthesis glycosyltransferase, protein MTSRVTISVIIPTLNEERTIGQTLSSLPTDEILEAIVVDGGSTDQTISIAEVFCAEASNVRILTAPAGRARQMNEGAKAGRGDILLFLHADTLLPTGAQLMIETALTGPAVVGGRFDVAFDSRSALGTMISAFMNWRSRLSGIATGDQALFVRRRIFEQLGGFADIPLMEDIEFSRRLKRTGLIVALHQEVTTSFRRWEQQGPLRTIFLMWTLRFLYWIGVSPHRLKDFYKAVR, encoded by the coding sequence GTGACCTCCAGGGTGACGATCTCCGTCATCATTCCAACGCTGAATGAAGAGCGGACCATCGGACAAACACTGTCATCCCTACCAACGGATGAAATCCTCGAAGCCATCGTTGTTGATGGAGGAAGCACCGATCAGACGATCTCGATTGCCGAAGTCTTTTGCGCGGAAGCATCGAACGTTCGTATCCTAACCGCTCCGGCAGGGCGGGCACGCCAAATGAACGAGGGGGCGAAGGCCGGCCGGGGTGACATTCTGCTCTTCTTGCATGCCGACACCCTATTGCCGACCGGTGCACAGCTGATGATCGAGACGGCGCTCACCGGCCCTGCGGTGGTGGGAGGCCGCTTCGATGTTGCCTTCGACTCTCGTTCAGCCTTGGGAACCATGATCAGCGCGTTCATGAACTGGCGTTCTCGATTGAGCGGTATCGCCACGGGCGATCAAGCCCTGTTCGTGCGCCGCCGGATCTTTGAGCAGCTCGGAGGCTTCGCTGACATCCCATTGATGGAAGACATTGAATTCAGTCGGAGACTGAAGCGTACTGGACTGATCGTGGCACTTCATCAAGAGGTCACCACATCGTTCCGCCGCTGGGAACAGCAGGGCCCCTTGAGAACCATCTTCTTGATGTGGACCCTACGATTCTTGTACTGGATCGGGGTGAGTCCCCATCGCCTCAAGGATTTCTACAAGGCAGTACGATAG